The proteins below come from a single Hippocampus zosterae strain Florida chromosome 5, ASM2543408v3, whole genome shotgun sequence genomic window:
- the clcn1b gene encoding chloride channel protein 1 isoform X1 — protein sequence MATDASQRKALSYQQTLLYGEYREQLGNFARREAARLLTERQWQRRAGENDAAAAAAAGGAGRRHQLHQHPVVLESHLSHSSSTKKPRPYSKCQDCLARGRRYVVTKMGEDWIFLVLLGLTMALVSWSMDYASAKSLQAYKWMYGELKGNVALQYLAWISYPMILVMFASLFCHLVSPQAIGSGIPELKTILRGVVLKEYLTLKAFVAKVIGLTAGLGSGMPVGKEGPFVHIASICAAVLSRFMSIFSGVYENPYGYTDILTVGCAVGVGCCFGTPLGGVLFSIEVTSTYFAVRNYWRGYFAATFSAFIFRVLSVWNKDAVTITALFKTNFRMDFPFDLQELPAFAIIGISCGFLGAFFVYLNRQVVLFMRRPTALTRFLTKHRLIYPGAVTLIIATFTFPSGFGQFMAGELMPRECINSLFDNFTWTKISASAPPPGLGRSAAWLHPQVNVFVILLLFLVMKFWMSAVSTTMPIPSGAFMPVFIFGAAFGRLVGEIMATLFPNGILFDGIVYRILPGGYAVIGAAAMTGAVTHTVSTAVICFELTGQISHILPMMVAVILANMVAQGLQPSLYDSIIQVKKLPYLPELALGHISKYNIFVEDIMVRKVKFLSSRSTYRELNRLLETTTLKTIPLVDSKESMILLGSIERMELQAAVDWWLSPARRVFEKGQSSPGQVSKISWESFTFADEEGGNEGTDKSAAGLDDCNGPIPFTGAQEPASNHTSADKRKAPSVRRTLQRLFSSSSSTGPTDAQETAPPTLIDTMSPDEIKAWEEAEVDKPIDLEQIRIDPSPFQLVERTSLHKTHTLFSLLGLSHAYVTSIGKLVGVVALKELQKAIEGSTRSGVRLRPPLASFRDANRKAKKHQPPSSTTSSPTWERDLWGEGNRRDGDAAGKDDSPGMPAGDAPSSPGESPGSPGGPVLALPSLHEESEESDEPI from the exons ATTGCTTGGCCCGCGGGCGGCGCTACGTTGTGACCAAGATGGGGGAGGACTGGATTTTCCTGGTCCTCCTTGGCCTGACCATGGCGCTGGTTAGCTGGAGTATGGACTACGCCAGCGCCAAGAGTCTGCAAG CCTACAAGTGGATGTACGGGGAGCTGAAGGGCAACGTGGCGCTCCAATACCTCGCCTGGATAAGCTATCCCATGATCCTGGTCATGTTTGCTTCGCTCTTCTGTCACCTGGTTTCCCCGCAGGCCATCG GTTCCGGTATCCCCGAACTGAAAACCATCCTGAGGGGTGTGGTTCTGAAGGAGTATCTGACCCTGAAGGCCTTTGTCGCCAAAGTCATCGGCTTGACAGCGGGCTTGGGCAGCGGGATGCCAGTGGGCAAAGAG GGTCCATTCGTCCACATCGCCAGTATCTGTGCGGCGGTGCTGAGTCGCTTCATGTCCATCTTCTCTGGCGTCTATGAG AACCCTTACGGTTACACAGATATTCTGACTGTTGGCTGTGCCGTTGGAGTGGGATGTTGTTTCGGCACTCCACTAGGAG GGGTTTTGTTCAGTATTGAGGTCACGTCTACCTACTTTGCAGTGAGGAATTACTGGCGGGGATATTTTGCCGCCACATTCAGCGCGTTCATATTCAGGGTGCTCTCTGTATGGAACAAGGATGCCG TCACCATCACGGCTCTCTTCAAAACCAACTTCCGCATGGATTTTCCCTTTGACCTCCAGGAGTTGCCAGCCTTTGCAATTATCGG AATCTCGTGCGGCTTCCTCGGGGCGTTCTTCGTCTACTTAAACAGACAGGTGGTCCTGTTTATGAGAAGACCCACGGCGCTCACACGCTTTCTGACGAAACA TCGACTGATCTATCCAGGCGCAGTCACGCTGATCATCGCCACCTTCACATTTCCTTCTGGATTTGGGCAGTTTATGGCTGGTGAG CTCATGCCCAGAGAGTGCATCAACTCGCTGTTCGACAACTTCACCTGGACCAAAATCTCCGCCTCCGCCCCTCCGCCCGGCCTGGGCCGCTCGGCCGCGTGGCTTCACCCTCAGGTCAACGTCTTTGTCATCCTCCTACTCTTCCTCGTCATGAAG TTCTGGATGTCAGCGGTTTCCACCACCATGCCCATCCCCTCGGGCGCCTTCATGCCAGTGTTCATATTTG GAGCCGCTTTTGGTCGCCTGGTCGGGGAGATCATGGCGACTCTGTTCCCAAATGGAATCCTTTTCGACGGGATCGTGTATCGCATCCTGCCGGGAGGCTACGCCGTCATTG GCGCGGCCGCCATGACGGGAGCGGTCACTCACACGGTTTCCACCGCAGTCATCTGCTTTGAGCTGACGGGTCAGATCTCCCACATCCTGCCCATGATGGTGGCGGTCATTCTGGCCAACATGGTGGCCCAGGGTCTGCAGCCTTCGCTCTACGACTCCATCATCcaggtgaagaagctgccgtACTTGCCTGAGCTGGCCCTCGGGCACATCAG CAAGTACAACATCTTTGTGGAGGACATCATGGTGCGCAAGGTGAAGTTCTTGTCGTCTCGCTCCACCTATCGGGAACTGAATCGTCTGCTGGAGACGACCACGCTGAAAACCATCCCGCTGGTTGACTCCAAAG AATCCATGATCCTTCTGGGCTCCATCGAGAGGATGGAGCTCCAAGCCGCCGTCGACTGGTGGCTCTCGCCGGCCAGGCGGGTCTTTGAGAAAGGTCAAAGTTCACCGGGTCAAGTCTCCAAGATCAGTTGGGAGTCCTTCACCTTTGCGGACGAGGAGGGCGGGAACGAGGGGACGGACAAG AGCGCAGCGGGGCTGGATGATTGTAACGGGCCCATCCCGTTCACCGGAGCTCAGGAGCCCGCCAGCAATCACACAAGCGCAG ACAAGCGCAAAGCACCTTCCGTCCGGAGGACCCTTCAGAGACTCTTCTCCTCGTCGTCATCGACTGGACCGACCGACGCGCAG GAAACGGCGCCGCCGACGTTGATTGACACCATGTCGCCGGACGAG ATCAAAGCCTGGGAGGAGGCCGAGGTGGACAAGCCCATCGATCTGGAGCAGATTCGGATTgacccctccccctttcagCTGGTGGAAAGAACGTCGTTGCACAAG ACCCACACTCTGTTCTCTCTGCTGGGTCTGAGTCATGCCTACGTCACCAGTATTGGCAAGCTGGTGGGTGTTGTCGCACTCAAAGAG TTACAGAAAGCCATCGAGGGCTCGACTCGGAGCGGCGTGAGGCTCCGCCCTCCCTTGGCCAGCTTCCGAGACGCTAACAGGAAAGCCAAGAAGCACCAGCCGCCCTCCTCGACCACTTCCTCCCCGACTTGGGAGCGGGACCTTTGGGGCGAGGGGAACAGGAGGGACGGGGATGCGGCGGGGAAGGACGATTCTCCGGGGATGCCCGCCGGCGATGCCCCGTCCTCGCCCGGCGAGTCACCGGGCTCGCCCGGCGGCCCCGTCCTCGCCCTGCCCTCCCTGCACGAGGAGAGCGAAGAGTCGGATGAGCCCATCTAG